AACTGGATGTTGGTCAGGCTCGACAAAAAGGCGACAAAGGCGGCGCTGGCAAAGCCGGCGGCGAGGTTGTCGAGCGACACCACCCAATAGAGCAAAGTCAGGTCGCGCCCGGCGTAGGCCAAGGCGATGAAGGCCAGATTGGTGAGGGCAGACAGAATCGCGCCCCAGAGCAGCGCCCGCATGACGCCGATGCGGTAGGCCAGAATGCCGCCCAGAAAGCCGCCAAAAATCGTGATCGCTAGGCCGTAGGTTTTGACCGCCGTGGCGATTTCGGGCTTGGTGAAGCCCATGTCTTGGTAGAAGATGTTGGAGATCACGCCCAGCACGATGTCGGAGATGCGGTACAGCCCCACCAGCGCCAGCAGCAGCGCGGCCGTGTGCCAGCCGTAGCGCTTGAAAAAGTCGAGCAGCGGCTCCACCCACGTGATGCGCGCCTGTTCCCGGTCGGCCAGCCCGAGCCGAATCAGCACCGCGCCCAGCGCAAAGGCGCTGCCCAGCGCCAGCGCCATGCGGCTGGCCTCGAGCAGCAGGTTTAGCAGCGCGCCGGCGCCGCGCTCCGACTGCCAGCCCAGCGTCCCCAGGCCCCAAAACACGCCCACAAAGCCGGCGACGCTGAACAAAAACACCCCCAGCAGCCGCAGGTGCTGCCCCGCGGGCGCCAGCTGCGCCTGCTGGCGCGAGCTCTCGGGCTCGGGCGTGAGCAAGGTGGTGAGCATGCCGATGCCCATCACCGCCGCCATGATCAGGTAGGCCGACTGCCAAGCCTCGAACTGGTAATTGTCGCGCGAGGTGCCCCAGTGCGCGGCCAGAAACAGCACCCCGGCCCCGGCCACGATCATGCCCACGCGGTAGCCGGCGATGTAGGCCGCCGACAGCAGGCCCTGCTGCTCGGGGCGTGCGATCTCGATGCGGTAAGCGTCGATGACGATGTCTTGCGTCGCCGACATGAAGCCCAGCATGACCGCAAACAGCGCCATCGCCACCAGCGCCTGCGGGCCTTGGGCCGGATCGGTCATGGCCATGCCGACGATGGCGCAGGCCACCCCGACTTGCGCCAGCAACATGTAGGCGCGCCGGCGCCCCAAGCGCGCGGTGAGCCACGGCAGCGGCAGCCGATCCACCAGCGGCGCCCAGACGAACTTGAACGAATAACCCAGTGCCGCCCAGCTAAAAAAGGTCACGGCGCGGCGCTCGACACCGGCCTCCATGAGCCAGAGTGAGAGCGAAGAAAAGATCAGCAGCAGCGGCAAGCCGGCAGAAAAACCCAGCATCAGCAGGCTCAGGACGCGCCAATCCCACAGCGCTCGCAGGGTCTCGCCCCAGGTGTGCAGGGGGGGGGCTGCGGCGGAGTCGGCGTCGGGCGCGCCGGCGGGTGCGCCGGCGGGCAGGGCCACCGAGGGCGCATTGCCGGAAAGCGCGGCAGGGGGCACCGCACCGGCCGTGGCCAAGGTCGGGTCGGCCGGGCTGGGGTTTGTTACAGAAGCTGACACACGCATGCCGCGATTGTGCCTATGATTGCGCCATGTGCTGGCTATGTGAACTCAAAACTCCGCTTGCCCCCATCGCGCCGCTGGCGCACGCCGATGATGGGGCGCCCCCGCAGCGCTGGACTTCGCGCCGCGGCTTCATGCTGGCCGCTGCGGCCGGCACAGCCACGGTCGCCGCCGGCGGTTTGTTGCCCACGGCGGCGAAGGCCCAAGTCAGCGTGGGCGAGGGCTCGCGCCTGCGCCACTTGGTGCCGGCGGCCCAGCTCGAAGCGGCGGCGGCGCAGCAGTACCGCCAGATGATGGAGCAGGCGCGCCAGCAGGGCGCGTTGGCCCCGGATTCGGACCGTCAGTTGCGCAATCTGCGCGCCATCGCGCAGCGCCAGATCCCCTTTGCCCACCCTTGGAACGCGCGCTCGCGCCAGTGGCAGTGGGAGGTGAACCTGATCCGCAGCGAGCAGATCAACGCCTTTGTCATGCCCGGCGGCAAGATCGCTTTTTTTACCGGCATCCTCGACCAGTTGCGCCTGAGCAACGACGAGATCGGCATGATCATGGGCCACGAGGCCGCGCACGCGGTGCGCGAGCACGCCCGTGCGCGCTTGGCCAAAACCCAGGCCACCAGCCTCGGGCTATCGCTCGGGGCGCAGCTGCTGGGCTTGGGCGATTTGGGCAACGTGGCGGCCAACCTCGGCACCCAGTTGCTGGCGTTGCGCTTTAGCCGCGAAGACGAATCCGACGCCGATCTGGTGGGTCTAGAGATCGCCGCCCGCGCCGGCCACCACCCGCAAGCCAGTGTGACGCTGTGGGAGAAGATGATTGCGCGCAACCGCAGCGCGGGCATCAACTTTTTGTCCACGCACCCGGCCGGGCCTGAGCGCATTGCTCAATTGCAAGCCAATGCGCCCAAGGTCATGGGCCTGTTCGAGCAGGCGCGGCGGCGCGGCTGAAGGGCAATAGCCTCAGAGCGGGTCGCGCACGTAGGGGTTGCTGCGGCGCTCGCGCCCAAAGCTGCTCTCGGGGCCGTGGCCGGGGATGAACACGGTCGCGTCACCCATCGGCCACAGGCGCTCGCGGATGCTGGCCAGCAGTTGCTCGTGGTCACCCTGCGGAAAATCGGTGCGCCCAATGCTGCCGGCAAACAACACATCGCCCACAAAAGCGCGCCCGATCTCGGGGCTGTGAAACACCACATGGCCGGGCGTGTGGCCGGGGCAGTGGCGCACCTGCACGCTGCTGCGTCCGAGCGTGACCGTGTCGCCGTCGTGCAGCCAGCGCGTGGGCGTGAAGGGGCGCGCCTGCGGGAAGCCAAACATCTGGCTTTGCTGCGCCAGCGCGTCGATCCAGAACTGGTCGCCCGGGTGCGGCCCGATGATCGGCAAACCCAGCTGCTGCGCCAGCTCGCCGGCGGCCCCGGCGTGGTCGATGTGGGCGTGGGTGAGCCAAATCTGCTCGAGCTTGAGCCCCAGGCGCTGCACCTCGGCCAGCACCTCGTCGAGGTCGCCACCGGGGTCGATCACCGCCGCGGCTTGGGTCTGGTCGCACCACAGCAGGCTGCAGTTTTGCTGAAACGGCGTGACGGTGATGGTGTGGTAGTGCAGCATGGGCTGGATTGTAGGCAGGGCGGCGGGCGGTGGGGGCGCATCAGCCCAAAGCAGCAATGTCCCCTGTGATGTTCGGGGGCGGTTGCTCGGCGGTTTGAGATGCAGCGGCTGTAGGCGCGCAGGTTGAGGCAGAAGTTGGCTGCGCCTGCAGCCAAGCCGCCAGCCCCAAGCCCGCCACGCGCCCGCTGGCCATGCAGGCGGTGAGCAGGTAGCCGCCGGTGGGGGCTTCCCAGTCCAGCATTTCGCCGGCGCAGAACACGCCGGGCAGGGGTTGCAGCATCAGGGCGTCGTTCAGGCGCTCCAGCGCCACCCCGCCGGCGCTGCTGATGGCCTCGGCTATCGGGCGCGGGGCCACCAAATCGATCGGCAGGTTTTGCAGGGTGGCCGCCACGTGGGCCGGGTCGTGGCGCTGTTCGGGGGGCAGCACCTCGTGCAGCAGCGCCACTTGCGCGGGGGGCAGGCCCAAGCGCTTGCGCAGCAGCGTGCCCAGCGACTGGCCGCTGCGCTCGCGCTCCAGCTCGGCTTGCAAGCGGCTGCGGCTCCAGTCGGGCTTGAGGTCGAGCGCGATGCGCACCCGGCCTGCGGTTTCAATGGCGTCGCGCAGTTGCGCGGAGGCGGCGTAGATCAGGCTGCCTTCGAGCCCGGTTTGAGTCAGCACGCATTCGCCCCGGCGCTCGAAGGCCTGCCCGTTGGCGTCGGTGAAGCGCAGCAGCACGCCCTTGAGCGCGGCGCCGGCAAAGCGCTGTTGCAGGTGCGCGCTCCAGCCTAGGCGCGTGCCCACGGCCACGTCGAAGCCGCAGTTGCTGGGGCGCAGCGGTTGCAAGGCCACGCCGTGCTGTGCCAGCCACGGCATCCAAGCGCCGTCGGAGCCCAGCCGGGGCCAGCTCGCACCGCCCAGCGCCAGCAACACGGCGCGTGCGTGCACCTCGGTCTGGCCCTGTGGGCCCTGCAGGTGCAGGCAGTAGCCGGGTGGCGCGGCGTGTGCGCTCTGGGGTGTGGTGGGTGTGGTGGGTGTGGTGGGTGTGGTGGGGGGTGTCGAAGGCGTTTGCTGTGGCGCTGCTGGGGCCAACGGCTGCAAATGGCCGCTCCAGCGCTGGCGCATGTGAAACCGCACCGGCACGCCGCTGGCTGGATGGCGCAGCCGCTGCAACCAAGCGCGCAGCAAGGGCGCGGCCTTCATGTCGCGCGGGAACACGCGCTGTGAGCTGCCCACAAAGGTGTCTATGCCCAGCCCGGCGGCCCAGTCGCGCAGCGCCTGCGGGCCAAAGACGTCGAGCCAGCGGCCGCAATCTGCAGCGCGGGCGCCGTAGCGGGCCTTAAAAGCCGGCAGCGGCTCGGCGTGCGTCAGGTTCAGGCCACCGATGCCGGCGAGCAAGAGCTTGCGCCCCACCGTGGGCATGGCGTCGAACAGGTGCACCTCAAAGCCGGCGGCGCTCAAGACCTCGGCCGCCATGAGTCCCGCCGGTCCGGCACCGACGATGGCCACCGGGCAGTGCAGGGGGGGGTGGGGGGTGATGCCGATAGGCACCGCGTGGATCGCCCCACCGGTCGTGGGCGGGGGCAACGGGCTCTGCGCCGCCGCGCTGATTGAGCTGTGGGCACTCATCATGACGCATTCCCCTCTCGCAGGGCGGTGCGCACTTGCGCTTCTAGCGCCACTAGGTCGCCGTCGTTGTGCAAGCGCCACAGCCCAGCTTCTTCGCTGGCCTCGAGGGGCTCAAAAAACCTTTGCTGCAGCGCCAGAACGGCCGCGTCGGCGTCGGAGGGGTCGTGGTTGTCGGCCTGGCGC
This sequence is a window from Serpentinimonas maccroryi. Protein-coding genes within it:
- a CDS encoding TIGR03862 family flavoprotein, which codes for MAAEVLSAAGFEVHLFDAMPTVGRKLLLAGIGGLNLTHAEPLPAFKARYGARAADCGRWLDVFGPQALRDWAAGLGIDTFVGSSQRVFPRDMKAAPLLRAWLQRLRHPASGVPVRFHMRQRWSGHLQPLAPAAPQQTPSTPPTTPTTPTTPTTPQSAHAAPPGYCLHLQGPQGQTEVHARAVLLALGGASWPRLGSDGAWMPWLAQHGVALQPLRPSNCGFDVAVGTRLGWSAHLQQRFAGAALKGVLLRFTDANGQAFERRGECVLTQTGLEGSLIYAASAQLRDAIETAGRVRIALDLKPDWSRSRLQAELERERSGQSLGTLLRKRLGLPPAQVALLHEVLPPEQRHDPAHVAATLQNLPIDLVAPRPIAEAISSAGGVALERLNDALMLQPLPGVFCAGEMLDWEAPTGGYLLTACMASGRVAGLGLAAWLQAQPTSASTCAPTAAASQTAEQPPPNITGDIAALG
- a CDS encoding AmpG family muropeptide MFS transporter, which codes for MRVSASVTNPSPADPTLATAGAVPPAALSGNAPSVALPAGAPAGAPDADSAAAPPLHTWGETLRALWDWRVLSLLMLGFSAGLPLLLIFSSLSLWLMEAGVERRAVTFFSWAALGYSFKFVWAPLVDRLPLPWLTARLGRRRAYMLLAQVGVACAIVGMAMTDPAQGPQALVAMALFAVMLGFMSATQDIVIDAYRIEIARPEQQGLLSAAYIAGYRVGMIVAGAGVLFLAAHWGTSRDNYQFEAWQSAYLIMAAVMGIGMLTTLLTPEPESSRQQAQLAPAGQHLRLLGVFLFSVAGFVGVFWGLGTLGWQSERGAGALLNLLLEASRMALALGSAFALGAVLIRLGLADREQARITWVEPLLDFFKRYGWHTAALLLALVGLYRISDIVLGVISNIFYQDMGFTKPEIATAVKTYGLAITIFGGFLGGILAYRIGVMRALLWGAILSALTNLAFIALAYAGRDLTLLYWVVSLDNLAAGFASAAFVAFLSSLTNIQFTAVQYAIFSSLMTLLPKTLGGYSGAMVDGMGYPGFFMLTALLGVPVIALVLLAKQRLQIAERPP
- a CDS encoding MBL fold metallo-hydrolase; this translates as MLHYHTITVTPFQQNCSLLWCDQTQAAAVIDPGGDLDEVLAEVQRLGLKLEQIWLTHAHIDHAGAAGELAQQLGLPIIGPHPGDQFWIDALAQQSQMFGFPQARPFTPTRWLHDGDTVTLGRSSVQVRHCPGHTPGHVVFHSPEIGRAFVGDVLFAGSIGRTDFPQGDHEQLLASIRERLWPMGDATVFIPGHGPESSFGRERRSNPYVRDPL
- a CDS encoding M48 family metallopeptidase, producing the protein MCWLCELKTPLAPIAPLAHADDGAPPQRWTSRRGFMLAAAAGTATVAAGGLLPTAAKAQVSVGEGSRLRHLVPAAQLEAAAAQQYRQMMEQARQQGALAPDSDRQLRNLRAIAQRQIPFAHPWNARSRQWQWEVNLIRSEQINAFVMPGGKIAFFTGILDQLRLSNDEIGMIMGHEAAHAVREHARARLAKTQATSLGLSLGAQLLGLGDLGNVAANLGTQLLALRFSREDESDADLVGLEIAARAGHHPQASVTLWEKMIARNRSAGINFLSTHPAGPERIAQLQANAPKVMGLFEQARRRG